A genomic stretch from Oncorhynchus tshawytscha isolate Ot180627B linkage group LG07, Otsh_v2.0, whole genome shotgun sequence includes:
- the LOC112254246 gene encoding guanine nucleotide-binding protein G(I)/G(S)/G(T) subunit beta-1-like, with product MSELDQLRQEAEQLKSQIRDARKACADATLSQITANIDPVGRIQMRTRRTLRGHLAKIYAMHWGTDSRLLVSASQDGKLIIWDSYTTNKVHAIPLRSSWVMTCSYAPSGNYVACGGLDNICSIYNLKTREGNVRVSRELAGHTGYLSCCRFVDDNQIITSSGDTTCALWDIETGQQTTTFAGHSGDVMSLSLAPDTRLFVSGACDASAKLWDVREGMCRQTFTGHESDINAICFFPNGNAFCTGSDDATCRLFDLRADQELMCYSHDNIICGITSVAFSKSGRLLLAGYDDFNCNVWDTLKADRAGVLAGHDNRVSCLGVTDDGMAVATGSWDSFLKIWN from the exons GATGCCAGGAAAGCATGTGCAGATGCCACACTATCACAG ATCACTGCCAACATTGATCCTGTTGGCCGTATTCAGATGCGCACAAGACGGACACTGAGGGGACATTTGGCTAAGATCTATGCCATGCATTGGGGCACTGATTCCAG GCTCTTGGTCAGTGCTTCCCAAGATGGTAAACTCATCATTTGGGACAGCTATACCACTAACAAG GTCCATGCCATTCCTCTACGCTCTTCCTGGGTCATGACCTGCTCATATGCACCTTCAGGAAACTACGTGGCCTGTGGAGGTCTGGACAACATCTGCTCTATTTACAACCTGAAGACACGCGAGGGGAATGTGCGTGTGAGCCGGGAGCTCGCTGGACACACAG GTTATCTGTCCTGCTGTCGCTTTGTTGATGACAACCAGATTATTACAAGCTCTGGAGATACCACTTG tGCCCTATGGGATATCGAGACTGGCCAGCAGACGACCACGTTTGCTGGGCACAGCGGTGATGTCATGAGCCTCTCCTTGGCCCCTGACACAAGGCTATTTGTCTCAGGTGCTTGTGATGCCTCCGCCAAGCTCTGGGATGTCAGAGAGGGCATGTGCAGACAGACCTTCACTGGGCATGAGTCTGACATCAACGCCATATGT TTCTTCCCCAATGGCAATGCCTTTTGTACGGGCTCTGATGATGCCACCTGCAGACTCTTCGACCTTCGTGCCGACCAGGAGCTGATGTGCTACTCCCATGACAACATCATCTGTGGCATCACCTCTGTTGCTTTCTCCAAAAGTGGCCGTCTCCTCCTAGCTGGATATGATGACTTCAACTGCAACGTGTGGGACACACTGAAGGCTGACCGTGCCG GTGTGTTGGCTGGACATGACAATCGTGTTAGCTGCCTGGGAGTCACTGATGATGGCATGGCAGTTGCAACAGGATCCTGGGACAGTTTTCTGAAGATCTGGAATTGA
- the LOC112254245 gene encoding TAR DNA-binding protein 43-like has translation MAELYIRVAEEENEEPMEIPSEDDGSVLLSTVAAQFPGACGLRFRSPVSQCMRGVRLVEGILHAPENGWGNLVYVVNYPKDNKRKMDEIDAASAVKMKRGDMKTSDLIVLGLPWKTTEQDLKDYFSTFGEVIMVQVKRDVKTGNSKGFGFVRFTEYETQDKVISQRHMIDGRWCDCKLPNSKQGPDEPMRSRKVFVGRCTEDLSADELRQFFMQYGEVTDVFIPKPFRAFAFVSFADDQVASSLCGEDLIIKGVSVHISNAEPKHGSRQMTERAGRFGNGFGAQGFGSNRTGLGTSASSNMANFGNFSLNPAMMAAAQAALQSSWGMMGMLASQQGQTATSGTTSTGQPNSTRDQSQAYSTGNSNYGTNSASLGWGTGSNATASGSGFSSGFGSSMESKSSGWGM, from the exons ATGGCAGAGTTGTACATTCGTGTGGccgaagaagagaatgaggagccCATGGAGATCCCTTCTGAGGACGATGGCTCTGTGTTGCTTTCTACCGTGGCAGCTCAGTTTCCTGGGGCTTGCGGCCTACGATTCAGGAGTCCTGTTTCACAGTGTATGAGAGGGGTCCGTTTGGTGGAAGGGATTCTTCATGCGCCTGAGAACGGCTGGGGCAATCTGGTCTATGTCGTCAATTATCCCAAAG ACAATAAAAGGAAAATGGACGAGATCGATGCCGCCTCTGCTGTGAAGATGAAGAGAGGTGACATGAAGACATCTGATCTGATTGTactggggttgccatggaagACAACTGAACAGGACCTGAAAGATTACTTCAGCACCTTTGGGGAAGTCATCATGGTGCAG GTGAAACGAGATGTGAAGACTGGAAACTCAAAGGGGTTTGGCTTTGTGAGGTTTACTGAGTATGAGACTCAAGACAAAGTGATCTCACAACGCCACATGATTGATGGAAGATGGTGTGACTGCAAACTCCCCAACTCCAAG CAAGGTCCAGATGAGCCCATGAGAAGCAGAAAAGTGTTTGTAGGCCGTTGCACTGAAGACTTGTCCGCTGATGAACTGCGACAGTTCTTCATGCAGTATGGTGAGGTCACTGACGTCTTCATCCCCAAGCCCTTCCGTGCCTTTGCCTTCGTCAGCTTTGCCGATGACCAG GTTGCCAGTTCCCTATGTGGAGAGGACCTGATTATTAAGGGGGTCAGCGTGCACATCTCAAATGCTGAGCCAAAACACGGCAGTAGGCAGATGACGGAGCGAGCAGGGCGGTTTGGGAACGGGTTTGGGGCTCAGGGCTTTGGTAGTAACCGCACAGGGTTAGGGACCAGCGCCAGTAGTAATATGGCTAATTTTGGCAACTTTAGTCTGAACCCTGCCATGATGGCTGCTGCTCAGGCTGCCCTACAGAGCAGTTGGGGAATGATGGGTATGTTGGCTAGTCAGCAAGGGCAAACTGCCACCTCAGGCACCACCTCCACTGGGCAGCCTAACTCCACCAGAGATCAGAGCCAGGCCTACAGCACAGGCAACAGTAACTACGGCACCAACTCAGCCAGTCTAGGTTGGGGTACCGGTTCTAATGCAACAGCCAGTGGTAGTGGGTTTAGCTCAGGATTTGGCTCCAGTATGGAGTCCAAGTCTTCCGGGTGGGGTATGTGA